A single window of Streptomyces griseoviridis DNA harbors:
- a CDS encoding citrate synthase 2, whose amino-acid sequence MSDFVPGLEGVVAFETEIAEPDKEGGALRYRGVDIEDLVGHVDFGHVWGLLVDGAFNPGLPPAEPFPIPVHSGDVRVDVQSALAMLAPVWGLRPLLDIDADRARDDLARAAVMALSYVAQSARGQGVPMVPQTEIDKARSITERFMIRWRGEPDPKHVAAVDAYWTSAAEHGMNASTFTARVIASTGADVAAALSGAVGAMSGPLHGGAPSRVLGMIEEIERTGDAEGYVRQALDRGERLMGFGHRVYRAEDPRARVLRRTARELGAPRFEVAEALEKAALAELHSRRPDRVLATNVEFWAAIVLDFAEVPAHMFTSMFTCARTAGWSAHILEQKRTGRLVRPSARYVGPGTRGPGDIEGFDAIAR is encoded by the coding sequence ATGTCCGACTTCGTACCCGGACTCGAAGGAGTCGTCGCCTTCGAGACGGAGATCGCCGAACCCGACAAGGAAGGCGGCGCCCTGCGGTACCGGGGCGTCGACATCGAGGATCTCGTCGGACACGTCGACTTCGGACACGTCTGGGGACTGCTCGTCGACGGCGCCTTCAACCCGGGACTGCCGCCCGCCGAACCGTTCCCGATCCCCGTGCACTCCGGTGACGTGCGGGTGGACGTCCAGTCCGCGCTGGCCATGCTCGCCCCGGTCTGGGGGCTGCGGCCGCTCCTCGACATCGACGCCGACCGGGCCCGCGACGACCTCGCGCGGGCCGCCGTGATGGCCCTGTCCTACGTCGCCCAGTCGGCGCGCGGCCAGGGCGTGCCGATGGTCCCGCAGACCGAGATCGACAAGGCCCGCTCCATCACCGAACGCTTCATGATCCGCTGGCGTGGCGAGCCCGACCCCAAGCACGTCGCCGCCGTCGACGCCTACTGGACCTCCGCCGCCGAGCACGGCATGAACGCGTCCACCTTCACCGCCCGCGTCATCGCCTCCACCGGCGCGGACGTCGCCGCCGCGCTCTCCGGGGCCGTCGGCGCGATGTCGGGACCGCTGCACGGCGGCGCGCCCTCGCGGGTCCTCGGGATGATCGAGGAGATCGAACGCACCGGCGACGCCGAGGGCTACGTCCGGCAGGCCCTCGACCGGGGCGAGCGGCTGATGGGCTTCGGGCACCGGGTCTACCGCGCCGAGGACCCCCGCGCGCGGGTGCTGCGCCGCACCGCGCGGGAGCTGGGCGCGCCGCGCTTCGAGGTCGCCGAGGCGCTGGAGAAGGCGGCCCTCGCGGAGCTGCACAGCCGCCGCCCCGACCGGGTCCTCGCCACCAACGTCGAGTTCTGGGCGGCCATCGTCCTGGACTTCGCCGAGGTCCCCGCCCACATGTTCACGTCCATGTTCACGTGCGCCCGCACGGCCGGCTGGTCGGCGCACATCCTCGAACAGAAGCGGACGGGACGGCTGGTGCGGCCGTCCGCCCGCTACGTGGGTCCCGGCACCCGGGGTCCTGGCGACATCGAGGGGTTCGACGCCATCGCCCGCTGA
- the pdxH gene encoding pyridoxamine 5'-phosphate oxidase, protein MTDPDAVPRGPLDPSVMRARYSAEGLSESALAATPTEQFARWFEQVVTGARLHEPNAMVVSTSDAEGRISSRTVLLKQFDADGFVFYTNYGSRKARDLAQNPHVSLLFPWHPVARQVIVTGVARRTGRDETAAYFRTRPHGSQLGAWASAQSSVIGSRATLDSAYAELAARYPEGEQVPVPPHWGGFRVVPSAVEFWQGRENRLHDRLRYVPAADGAWRVERLSP, encoded by the coding sequence GTGACCGACCCCGACGCCGTCCCCCGCGGCCCTCTCGATCCTTCCGTGATGCGCGCGCGGTACTCGGCCGAGGGGCTGTCCGAGTCCGCGCTCGCCGCGACGCCGACCGAGCAGTTCGCCCGCTGGTTCGAACAGGTCGTGACCGGGGCGCGGCTCCACGAGCCGAACGCCATGGTCGTCTCGACGTCCGACGCGGAGGGCAGGATCAGCTCCCGCACGGTGCTGCTGAAGCAGTTCGACGCCGACGGCTTCGTCTTCTACACCAACTACGGCTCCCGCAAGGCCCGCGACCTGGCCCAGAACCCGCACGTCTCGCTGCTGTTCCCGTGGCACCCGGTGGCACGGCAGGTCATCGTGACCGGGGTGGCGCGGCGCACCGGGCGCGACGAGACCGCCGCCTACTTCCGCACCCGCCCGCACGGCTCCCAGCTGGGCGCCTGGGCCAGCGCGCAGTCCTCGGTGATCGGCTCGCGCGCCACGCTGGACAGCGCCTACGCCGAACTGGCGGCCCGCTATCCGGAGGGCGAGCAGGTGCCTGTGCCGCCGCACTGGGGCGGGTTCCGGGTGGTGCCGAGCGCGGTGGAGTTCTGGCAGGGGCGGGAGAACCGGCTGCACGACCGGCTGCGGTACGTGCCCGCGGCGGACGGCGCCTGGCGCGTGGAGCGCCTCAGCCCCTGA